The sequence agcctggccaacatggtgaaaccctgtcaccaccaaaaatacaaaaattatagctgggcgcggtggtgggcgctgtaatcccagctactcgggaggctgaggcagacttgcttgaatccgggaggcggaggttgcagtgagccaaggtcgcgccgccgcactccagcctggacgacagagtgagactccgtctcaaaaaaacaaaacaaaacaaaacaaaacaaaaacagaaaaacaacaacaaaaaacttatgttggccgggcatggtggctcacgcctgtaatcccagcactttgggaggccgaggcgggcggatcacctgacgtcgggagttcgagaccagcctgaccaacatgtagaaaccctgtttctactaaacatacaaaattagccgggcatggtggcgcatgcctgtaatcccagctactcgggaggctgaggcaggagaatctcttgaactcgggaggcggaggttgcggtgagccgagatcgcgccattgcactccagcctgggcaacaagagcgaaactccgtctcaaaaaaaaaaaaaaaaaaaaaaaaaaaaaagaaatactgatgTTTGTGGTGGTTAAAATTAGAACAGAGATTGCCTCTGGCAAGGGAGGAGTGGGGATCCGTAGAGAAGGGACAGACATGCAAGAACCTTGAGAGAGGGAAATGTCCTATATGCTTTTAAAGAGTTGTGATTTGCGCAGGtgtatgtatttgtcaaaactcatcaaaataTAGACAAAATTTATCTGCCCTCCAACAGTTGAAATACcgatatttttcaaaagttttacaTACCGATCTCAGAGCTCTTCCCTGGGCCGTTTAAATCAGAATCTCCGAACCCGGGGGTTGTGCGTGGGTACATTCGAAGTCTCCGCAGGCAATTACAAAAGTGCAACCGGGGAGGAGACCTGCTGCTGGGGGAGCAAATCTCTTACCACTTCAGGTGCCCTAGGCTCTGGCACTGCTCTGTCACGTTCCGTCTGGTTCCCATCCTTCCATCCGTTTCTAGGCAGGTCCGTCCCCACTGGGCTGTAAGCTTTGGGATCCCCTGGCGATCAGCTCGGGACCCTCTATCTGGGCGTTGGCAGGACGCCGGGGGCCGGGAGGGACAGACCGCTAAGCCTGGATCCCATAGTCACTGCCCTGGGGTGCCACTCGCCCGGCTCGTCCTACAGGGCTGGCTCGGCGAGCGCAGATACGACCCCGCAGCTGTTCAGAGGGGCAGAAATGCCCTAGGTGCCCATCCATGCCTCGATTCATGACCCTGGCCTCCAGGGCGCACAGTGGTCATGGGGAGACCTGAGCTGCCGAGTGGCCGGCCGACCTCGTGGCGCAACGGTAGCGCGTCTGACTCCAGATCAGAAGGTTGCGTGTTCAAATCACGTCGGGGTCAGCGGCTATTTTTCTTCGGTTTTTATTAACCCCCTTTATTTTAAACTACGGTCGAGCTTCAGCGTTCAGGTCATTGAAGAAGCAATATCTCCTTGGGGCCTGAAGGAGAGGGGTTTCTGGAAGTTCCAAGGCCGCCCCGTCTGGACAGCCCAACCATCGCGCGGGGATTTTTGCGATGGATCCGGGTACCGTAATTCTGGGCGGATAACGCGGGTCCTAAGACAGGAGCAGTTCTAGACCTCTCAGCAGAGGGACGAGGGTCGGGCCATCACGCATGGAAGAAGTCGGTCTCTGATCTACGAGTTCTCTTTCCAGTGCCGAGCGGATTCCTTCCAAATGTGCAGCCTTCACGACGTAGGCGAGCCCCACCTGCAGGAAGTTCAGGTTCCAGAGAAGTGAGATGCGGAGGGCAGTCTGAACAGCGAGGGCTGTCTGCAGACGAGGTGGCCGAGTGGTTAAGGCGATGGACTGCTAATCCATTGTGCTCTGCACGCGTGGGTTCGAATCCCATCCTCGTCGGCTAAGGAAGTCCTGTGCTCAGTTTTGTAGCATCAAAACTAGGATTTCTCTTGTTACCCCCAGTCACTCCATTCAGTTTTCGTGTCTTTCCCAGCTGCATCCATCCTTTCCTCATTTTCGTATGCAGCCGACTTTTTGTGACATCTTTGTATTCATTCTCTGCAATTCAGCTGACCTGGCCAAGGAAACAAGATCCTAAGCGTCTTTCCGGCGGCGCCGTGGCTTAGTTGGTTAAAGCGCCTGTCTAGTAAACAGGAGATcctgggttcgaatcccagcGGTGCCTCCGTGTTTCCCCCACGCTTTTGCCAACATTAAACATTGTGAGGACAGTTGCAGAAACTCATAACTTCCATCCTACATGGTTTACTCACGTACCCATCTATCCTCTCCCGGTGCATCTGCCACACGCTGTTGGGTTTTTGCTCTTCGTGCACATGGTACTTGCGCCTCGACCTGCAGTTACACCAGTCGCATCATCTGTACTTGCCAGTACTGTCTGTTACTCGTCTAGGTGCTCAGTTAGTCAGTGTTTgtgttctgttttcatttctcataaaGCAGTCCCACAACTGAAGGTTTTTCCCGAGAGAACTGAACAGTATTGTAACTAAATAGATTTATTTCAAGCTTTTCGTAGCAACTGGCCGGTTAGCTCAGTTGGTTAGAGCGTGGTGCTAATAACGCCAAGGTCGCGGGTTCGATCCCCGTACGGGCCAGGATTGAAACTTTTCGAAAGTACGATTACTGCACTCCGTTTTAGAGCCAAGTAACGTCTCTGGGGAAAAACAGCGCCACATTTCCAATCCCAGAACAGGGAGCGTATTGGAGCGCATTCTAAAGTGGGCGTGTCTTGAGAGGAAGGGATTGAGAGAAACCGGGGTTGTTTCGTGATCTTTGCTTCTACATCTTATGGCCACAATATATGGCTCCTGAACTTACTGTGTGAACTGTAAACAAAAGGCTTTGGGACAAATTTGTCTCAAACCACGTGGCACTGATCTGCAGAGTGTGGGAAATGGTCAGGAATAGAGCTGACAAGTGTTCCCAGTCTTCCCCCAGAGGTAAGATGTCCGTCCAATCCACCCAGCCCCTGCCTATTCATGAGGACCTGAGAAGACAatttcttccccttctcttctaGAGCATCTTTTTTACGTTTCTGTGGTTACCGGATCTCTGGGCCCCTGTGAGTGATTATCTGTGTCCTCACATTTCCCCTCAGACCAGATGCTTAAGAGCAAGAACCATATCTTTCCCCACGGAGCCTGAGacatctccacccccaccccactcccagcacCAGCCCCAAGGGAGCTGCGTGAACAACACCGACCCTCATTCCCATTCCTTTGGCTTATTAATCACTGCAACCCCACACAGACTCAGCCTCAGCCTTCGCAGCAGCAGCACTTTAATTCCACAAAAACTCAGAAAGCCAAAACTGATTAGAACACTCCACAACAGGTGAGCTTCAAAACCAGCAACATTCTACCTGAACCCTGAGAGCAGTGAGACgcctcccacctcaccccctcCGCCGTGCAACCCATTCCTCCTAGCTGCACGCCGGTTCTGGCTGGGGAAGTGGTATGGTAGAGGGCCAGAGGGCAGAAGCAGAAGGCTCTCCATCAGCAGGGGTGCATCTTTGCCTGCGGGGTGTTTGGCCAAGGACGGCACAAgctcccacagcccctggcacCTGAGATGTGGCCACTGGAGTCAGGATAGCCACAGTGGGGGCTGGGGCTTCCTCTGTCCCTTTCTCCTGATTACATGTGGGAGTCACGTCCTCACCTTCAAGCAGACCTAAAGCCCCGTGTTCCCAGGGCTGGTGCTCTAGCTAGGGAGGAGAGTTGGGAAGAACAGGGTAGCTACAGATGGCCAACTGAATACAAGCAGAGCAACATCCCTTCCCACCAGGAGAGCCGTTAGAACTTCCCCACATACACCAGCCTAAGGCCCAGCGAGTGGGCACGGGCCAGCTGAACGCATCTGGAAGAGCCTCCAACACACAGGCCTCCCCTCAGTGGGCACTTCCCACCAGGACTCCCTGAAGAGTCCTTAGGGTCCTGCTGGgccctgccctggccaggacCGGCCTCTCCTGTCCTCCTGGTCACTTGCACAGGGCCTCCAACACCTCCAGAGTACGTCGGATATCCCGGACTTGGCGCGCCAGCCCCTGAACCGGCTGCAGAGCCCGCTCCAGCTCCTCGCAGCGCGCCAGCAGGGTGTACATGCCCTTGATGCTCATGTCCACGGCTTCACCTAAGGAGTCCACAGCATCGCGGTAGGTCTGGATGCAACCCACGCTCAGCGCCGTCAGCTCCTGCACCGCGCCACCCAGACCGCGAAGCAGACGGTCCACCCGGCCTCCCAGCTCCCGACTCAACCGCTCCAGATCCCGCAGCACCTCGGGGTCGATTGGGGGAATGGCCggtgtgggtgtgggtgcagGCGCTGGGCAGGGCCGCGCAGGGGCAGAAGGCGGGGGTGGAGGCGCGCCGCTCAGACGGATCTTGAGTTGCAGGTTGTTGGCGACAAAGTGGGTAAGGTCGCCGTGGCGGCTCACTGTGCCTTCGAGCTCCAGGGGACTGGAGATGGTGGCGCGGCGTCCGCCGCCCGCGCCGGACTCGGCACTCCCTGAGGACCCGGCGCCACCGCACGCCTCGCTCAGCCCGTCCAGGCTGCGGCTGTCCTGAAGACGGCTGGAGAACGAGCGGCCGGCTCTGCTGCCCGCGGCCGCCTCCTCGTCGttgtcttcctcctcctgctgctcaaCATCCATCCCGCCGCCTGGTCCCCCTCGACGGCAGTCCCTCCCGGAGGAGGGCTTGCCCTCGGGCGGCGCCGGGTTCTTGTGCCGGGAGGACAGGGAAGGTTCGTGCTCTGCACCCGGCGCCCCCCTGCGGCTCCCGGCCCCAGACAGCGTCCCTTGAGGGCCGGGCTCGTTCTCCAGAGCCTCCCGTTCCGGCCGGTGGACGACGCCGCAGCTTGACGTCTTCGGGGACGTCCTGGGGTGGCGGTTCGCGCCCCCAACGTTCTCGGTCTCTTCCTCCCCGGACACCCGGAGGCCTGCGGGCGGCTCAGAGGACGTTCGGCCCGGCCCGCCGCCAAAGACTAGGGCCTGATGTTCCGCTACAGCCAGAAGGTCCGTCTCGGGCCCGGGCCGCCCCCGAGACGACTCCATACTGCAGGTGGGGGCCGCAACGGAGGAATTGGTTCGCCCCGGCTCCGGAGGCAGTGGCTGCGCCTTTAAGGGGCGTTGGTAGAGGCGAGCCGATTGGCAGCGGCTGACAATGGTAAGGACAGGAAAAGCATTTTGATTGGTCGCGGCGACCAGGAAGTCCCGGAAGAAGAGCTGTTACTGCACAGCGGAACACACGTGAACGCCGGCAGGGTGGAGAGAAGGAGGTGACAGCTGCTCCCGTCGCCCCGCCCTTTCTGAAAGCTGATGGGGCAGATCTTAAAGACCAAGGTCCTCAAATTCCTGAGTCCCGAGGGGTGGGGCTCAGATCCTTTCTGCCTGTAATTGTACCCCCCCCAACAGTGATTGCTTAGCAAAAATACCAAGTGGGGAGCCCACTTGGGGTTCCTAGAGAGGTTCTTAGGATGAAAATGGCATATCCTTCTTGGACCATCAGGGTTGAACCTAGTTGACTAAAAAGAAGGAAACCAGAAGTCCAGCATGAGCATGAATGGTTTGCTCTATCTTTCTTGGTTAAGAGACCTAACCACTGAACTGCTCAGAGCGACCCACTGTGGTCAAGGCAGCGGCCTCTGGGCTTTCCTATGCGTTTGTCACTCTTGTTCTGTGTCTCTTGCCCCTTTCACACTGAGGGGTCTCGCCCCTTGGAGGATGGCGTGTGATTTTGCCACGAggtaaaatattcaacaaatgaaatgatcacaaattttgatatgtgcTATACAGGAAATAAAGTGTTATGATTGAGAATATAACTGAGCAGGCACTAGTTTAGGTAAGGGGTCAGGAAAATACCTCTTTGGTGAGACTTTTAActaaaaagaaccaaaaagacGCAGCCACCCcccaggcagagagaagaaaacttgAGCTACCTCTCAGAGACAAAGAAGTCTTGACGTATTCAAGAAACTGAGGTGAGGGGGCAGGAGACATTGGGACTAAAACAAAATCAGCAAGATAAGGGGAAGGATTTCGAGCCAAGGAGCTGAACAGGCAGCAGGGGCCACGTCATGCAGGGGGCCTTGTAGTTCCTGTTAGGGAATGGAGATTTCCTCTAAATGCAATGGTGCAGCGACATTGGAAAGGTTGTACATTGCAACACATAGCCAAAGCTTGGAGAcatcagtatttttatttatttatttatttatttatttatttatttatttatgtatttagagacagagtcccactccgtcacccaggctggagtgcagtggcgcgatctcggctcactgcaacctccgcctcctgggttcacgcgattctcctaactcagtctcccgggtagctgggattacaagcgcccgccaccacgcccggctaattttgtatttttagtagagatggggtttcaccatgttggccaggctggtcttgaactactggcctcaagtgatccacccgcctcggcctcccaaagtgctagcatgacaggcgtgagccaccgtgcccggccagacaTCAGTATTTAATAAAAACAGTTTGCTAACTCTCCTTAGCTGACAAAGGATGTGgttgttttttccatttggatAGAGAGATGTCTTGAGGCAGTGTCATGCCAGCATTCAGAAGTGCAACTCCCCAGAACTTCCCAGCACTACTATCCCCAGGTGCCTGCCGGGGTCCTAGCCAGCCAACCCTAATGATAGTAGCTCAATCTTTCACCACGCCTGAGGAGTCCACAATTGTCAGCTGTCTGTATCTTATAGTCACCTGCAGCTTGACAAAACCTGTCATTCctttgctctaaaaaaaaaaacctaaaaagctCATATATAATTGGGCTGGGTAGGTAGATATTCTTTAGAAGATGGGAGGACTTCCCTTGAGAATGGGAAGCTGAGCACAGGAAGAGAGTGATGTGATGGGATTCATGTTTAGGGATTACTGGCTGTTGTAGAAAATGTTTGCAAGGGAGACGGTAGACCAGTGAGGAGGCGGTTCCAAGTACCAGGTGATAGTAGCTCAGCCTAGCACGATGTGGATGGATGCATTCTAGATGTATCTTGAAGGTTTTAGCGGACAAATGGGCTACCCACCGTCTCTCTGTGTAGGGGAAGCTCCTCACTCCTCAACTCCCCATTCCCTGATGTGTTGGTGCAATGACAGCCAGGAACAGGCACGTGACCCAAAACTGGCCAATTAGAGTACTTCATCCTTCTGACTGCAGATTGGCTCAGGGAAGGGCACATGACCCAATGTATGACCAGTAAAAATCCTCCACAGTGTTGTTTGTTTCTAGCTTTGTGGAGAGTGTGAGACGCCTTTCTGTTCTCTTGAGAGCTCAAGCTGGGTATCAGCTTGTCCATCTTTCATGTCCAGGAGATCGCTGTCTGTAGAAGGAAAGAATGAGGCTGATAAGGAAGAGAACCAGAGACAAAAGATGAAGAGGCATGAGTTCTGAGAGCGTTTGAATTCCTGTGCCAGCCTGAAGATAGCCCCACCTTTATCCTTCCTGTGATTTGGTTCCTTGCCCCACCCCTATCGCACCACCTCCCCCGCAAAACCTTGTTTCTTCCTACGGTGACTTCTGTCTCAGTAAGTGGCAACTCCATCTTCCCAGTGGCCAAGGCCAAAAACCCTGGAGTTGTACTTGACTCCTCTTTCTGTCATAATCCATGGCCAATCCTTTAGGAAATCTTGTTGGTTCTGCTCGAAAATAcatccagaatctgaccacttctcatcCTTACCATTGTTTCTGCCCTGGTCCAAACCACCATCATTTTTGGCCTGGATAAATGAAGTTGCTTCCCGAATGGTCTCACTTCTTCTACCCTCACCTCTCTCTACAGTCTATTTTCAATAGAGAACCAGaatgatcctttaaaaatgtaaattatcagcagggcgcggtggctcacgcctgtaatctcaacactttgggaggccgaggtgggcggatcacgaggtcaggagatcgagaccatcctggccaacatggggaaaccccgcctttactaaaaatacaaaaacattagcccggtgtggtggcgcgcacctgtaatcccagctaatctggaggccgaggcaggagaatcacttgaacccgggaggcggaggttgcagtgagccgagattgtgccactgcactccagcctggcaacagagcgagactccgtctcaaaaaaaaaaaaaaaaaaaaaaaaaaaaattagccagacatggtgttgcacacctggagtcccagctactgtagaggctgatgcgggaggattgcttgaacccagaaggttgaatctgcagtgagctatcatcggactattgcactccagtctgggcaacagagccagaccctatttcaaaaaaagaattaactgaTTAGGTTAAGAGTTATGCTCCTCCTGGAGCTAGGGATGGGTCAGTTCCTTCCAAATTCAAACAGTTGCGACATAATGGGAAGGCAGGAGGGGCTGTCAGGAGGCTACCACAGTGTCCACTACAGTGGGGTTCAGCAAAGTATAGCCCAAGGGCCAAATCCAGCTCAACACCTGTTGTTATACGGCCATGAGCTAAGaatgcttttatgtttttatttgtttgtttgagacagagtttcgctcttgttgcccaggctggaatgcagtggcgcaatctcagctcactacaacctctgcctcccaggttcaaacaattctcctgcctcagcctcccaagtagctggaattacaggcatgtgccactacgtctggctaattttgtatttttagtagagatgggggtttcaccatattggtcaggctgatcttgaactcctgagatcaggtgatccatctgcctcagactcagtgctgagattaaaggcgtgagctaCCCTGCCCAGCTGTTGAAAATAATCTAGAGAATAtgaaagttggctgggcacagtggctcacgcctataatcctagcactttgggaaaccgaggcggttggatcacttgaggccaggagttcaagatcagcctggccaacatggcaaaagccctgtctctacaaaaagtacaaaaattagctgggaagccgggcgtggtggctcacacatgtaatcccagcactttgggaggacgaggtgcgcagatcacctgaggttaacagtgccagaccagcctgactaacatggtgaaaccccgtctctactaaaaatacaaaaattagacgcgcatattggcgggtgcctgtaatcccagctactcgggaggctgaggcaggagaatcgcttgaaccagggaggcagaggttgcagtgagccaaggtcgctccattgcactccagcctgggtgacagaacatttcatctcaaaaaaaaaaaaaaatagctgggca comes from Homo sapiens chromosome 17, GRCh38.p14 Primary Assembly and encodes:
- the BORCS6 gene encoding BLOC-1-related complex subunit 6; amino-acid sequence: MESSRGRPGPETDLLAVAEHQALVFGGGPGRTSSEPPAGLRVSGEEETENVGGANRHPRTSPKTSSCGVVHRPEREALENEPGPQGTLSGAGSRRGAPGAEHEPSLSSRHKNPAPPEGKPSSGRDCRRGGPGGGMDVEQQEEEDNDEEAAAGSRAGRSFSSRLQDSRSLDGLSEACGGAGSSGSAESGAGGGRRATISSPLELEGTVSRHGDLTHFVANNLQLKIRLSGAPPPPPSAPARPCPAPAPTPTPAIPPIDPEVLRDLERLSRELGGRVDRLLRGLGGAVQELTALSVGCIQTYRDAVDSLGEAVDMSIKGMYTLLARCEELERALQPVQGLARQVRDIRRTLEVLEALCK